CTCGTCGGCGTCGGCAGGCGGCGTGTCCTGGTCCGCCGGGACCGACGAACGCGTTCGTCCACATCGGACGACGTCGAGTCCGCCGCCTGCACCGAAGCAGGCGTCCGACCGCGAACGACTCCGGACCGCCGGCCGCCGGACGCGGGCATACTGGCCGGGTGACCACGAATGCCGAAGCGAGTCTCCGCGAGGTCCGCGACCTGCTCATGACCTTCAAGACCCCGGCCTGCATCCATCGCGCCAGCGAACTGGACGGCGCCGCCGACAGGGTCATCGCCTGCGCCGTGGAGCTGCTCGACCCCGAGGCGGAGCATCTCCAACGGCGTCTCGCATCCGCGGTCCGGGCGATCCAGGCGGCGGAGAAGGCGGCGGAGGCCCATCTGCGCAATCCGTTGACCCGGCCGATCTCCCAGGCACGCTTCGCCATGCAGACGGGTTCGGCGACGGGCGCCATCCAGATCGTCCTGGAGGAACTGAACCCGGCGGAAACGGCCGCCCGGGATCAGTTCCGGAATCGGTAGCCGACGGCGGCGGGCCGATCGCGGCACACTCGCCGGAAGCGAGCACCGGCTTCCACCGGCACACTGCCTGATCAGCCCGTGTCGACCGCGCGTCTCAGGCGCGCGGCACCGGAGTCACCAGCGTCCCGTCGGTCATGAACTGGTGCAGGTTGCGATAGGCGAGGTCGCCCATCGCCTCCCGGGTCTCGTGGGTGCCGCTGGCGATGTGCGGCAGGAGCACGACGGAGTCCAGGTCGAGCAGCTCGGCGGGAACGTTCGGCTCGTCGACGAACACGTCCAGCGCCGCCCCGGCGATCCGCCGCTCCACCAGCGCCGAGACCAGCGCCTTCTCATCGACGACGCTGCCTCGCGCGACGTTGACGAGGTAACCAGACGGCCCTAGGGCGGCCAAGACCTCCTCGGACACCAGCCCGGTGGTCTCCGCACCTCCCGACGTGGTGACCACCAGGATGTCCGAGTCAGCCGCAAGTTGCGTGGCCGACTCGACGTGTCGGTACGGCACCGCCGACACCGGACGACGCGAGTGATAGCTCAGCTCGACGTCGAAGCCCGCGAGTCGACGAGCGACCGCCTGCCCGATCCGGCCGAGGCCCAGGATTCCGACGCGCTTCCTGCTGACCTTGGTGGTGAGCGGGTAGGCACCTCGCTGCCAGTCGCCCCGCCGCACGTAGCGGTCCGCCGCCGACAGCCCGCGCAGCACGTCGATCAACGCGCCCACCGCGAGGTCGGCCACGCAGTCGGTGAGCACGTCCGGAGTGTTCGACACGTCGATGCCCCGGCTGCGTGCCCTGATCACGTCGGTCGTGTCGTAGCCGACGCCGAAGTGGACGATCGCACCCAGGTTGGGCAGGGCGTCCATCAGGTCGTTGCCGACGCCGATGCGTGCCGTGGTGACGGCCGCGACCACCTCGGCGCCGTGTTCGGCGAGGTAGGCCGCCGGATCAGGCTGTTCACCGAGCACCACGGTGCGATGCCCGGTGGCGAGCGCCGCCGTTAGCGAGGGCAGCAGCGGGCTGACCTGGAGGACCGTGCCGTTCGGTGCTGGGGGGTTCATCACTGCTCCTGCGTGTCTCGGGCCTGCGGTCCCGTCCTGCGGCGGCACGTGGTGGTGTCCGTCGGCGTTCACCGCACCCTCCTCTTAGCGGGGTTCGGCGAGGCGGGTGGGGCGAGGTGGCGGCGGGATCGGAGGTCACCGCCGCCACCTCGAGTCGTGGCGGCCGAACCGGTC
The Actinoalloteichus fjordicus DNA segment above includes these coding regions:
- a CDS encoding 2-hydroxyacid dehydrogenase, whose protein sequence is MNPPAPNGTVLQVSPLLPSLTAALATGHRTVVLGEQPDPAAYLAEHGAEVVAAVTTARIGVGNDLMDALPNLGAIVHFGVGYDTTDVIRARSRGIDVSNTPDVLTDCVADLAVGALIDVLRGLSAADRYVRRGDWQRGAYPLTTKVSRKRVGILGLGRIGQAVARRLAGFDVELSYHSRRPVSAVPYRHVESATQLAADSDILVVTTSGGAETTGLVSEEVLAALGPSGYLVNVARGSVVDEKALVSALVERRIAGAALDVFVDEPNVPAELLDLDSVVLLPHIASGTHETREAMGDLAYRNLHQFMTDGTLVTPVPRA